A single window of Acidimicrobiia bacterium DNA harbors:
- the fusA gene encoding elongation factor G — protein MAVPAKTYPTDKLRNVALVGHGGSGKTSLTEALLFVTGTIPRQGRVEDGTTTTDFDPEEARRRISVSLGIAPFEHEGCKINVLDAPGYADFVSDVAAALRAADLVIFVVSAVEGVEVQTEVVWRMAGELGLPRAFFVNKLDRERASFSRTLDQLKDKFGAGVAPLQLPIGEEADFHGIVELLDDTAVLYSDSSGKGTSGPVPPEMETEEHSIHDALVEGIVVGDDDLMERYLSDEPIDTTELAGALALGVASGSVYPVLCGSATKAIGVDRLAHFIATEGPPPQADEGQPVAFVFKTIVDPYVGRVNLFKVLQGTVKADASLVNGRTMAEERLHQLTLMRGKEQEPVSGVTAGDIAAVAKLNDTTTGDVLGARGAELEVAPFDAPQPVLAVAIRAKSKGDEDKLANALHRLLDEDPALQLERNAETHQTLLWAMGETHLGIAIERLQRKFGVEVESEAVKVAYRETITSNAEAEGRYKKQTGGHGQFGVAFVRVEPLERGAGFEFDDKIVGGAIPRQFIPAVEKGVHETMDQGGVFGFPVVDVRVTCFDGKYHAVDSSEMSFKMAGSLGFKEAMAKASPILLEPVSELVVIAPEANQGDIMGDLNSKRGRIQGSAAMGKGEVEIVALVPTSEILRYAIDLRSMTGGRGRFSMQHSHYDPVPAHLVDKLKPKADTAKV, from the coding sequence GTGGCGGTGCCGGCCAAGACGTACCCGACGGACAAGCTTCGCAACGTCGCTCTGGTGGGCCACGGCGGATCGGGAAAGACGTCGCTCACGGAGGCGTTGTTGTTCGTCACCGGCACGATCCCTCGCCAGGGCCGGGTCGAGGACGGTACCACCACCACCGACTTCGACCCCGAGGAAGCCCGCCGCCGGATCTCGGTCTCGCTCGGGATCGCTCCCTTCGAGCACGAGGGCTGCAAGATCAACGTGCTCGACGCGCCGGGATACGCCGACTTCGTGAGCGACGTCGCCGCCGCGCTGCGCGCAGCCGACCTTGTGATCTTCGTCGTGTCGGCGGTCGAGGGTGTCGAAGTGCAGACCGAGGTGGTCTGGCGCATGGCGGGCGAGCTCGGACTCCCCCGCGCATTCTTCGTGAACAAGCTCGACCGCGAGCGCGCGTCGTTCTCCCGCACCCTCGACCAGCTCAAGGACAAGTTCGGCGCGGGCGTCGCGCCACTGCAACTCCCGATCGGCGAGGAAGCCGACTTCCACGGGATCGTCGAGCTGCTCGACGACACCGCGGTGCTCTACTCCGACAGCAGTGGCAAGGGCACGAGCGGTCCGGTTCCGCCCGAGATGGAAACGGAGGAGCACAGCATCCACGACGCGCTCGTCGAAGGCATCGTCGTCGGTGACGACGACCTCATGGAGCGCTACCTCTCCGACGAGCCGATCGACACGACCGAGCTCGCGGGCGCGCTCGCGCTGGGGGTCGCTTCGGGATCCGTGTACCCGGTGCTCTGCGGAAGCGCGACGAAGGCCATCGGTGTCGACCGTCTCGCGCACTTCATCGCAACCGAGGGCCCGCCGCCGCAAGCGGACGAGGGTCAACCCGTCGCGTTCGTGTTCAAAACGATCGTCGATCCGTACGTCGGGCGGGTGAACCTGTTCAAGGTGCTCCAGGGCACGGTGAAGGCGGACGCGTCGCTGGTGAACGGGCGCACGATGGCGGAGGAACGGCTCCATCAGCTCACGCTCATGCGCGGCAAGGAGCAAGAACCGGTGTCCGGGGTGACCGCCGGCGACATCGCCGCGGTTGCGAAGCTCAACGACACGACCACCGGCGACGTGCTCGGCGCGCGCGGTGCCGAGCTCGAGGTCGCGCCGTTCGACGCGCCGCAGCCGGTGCTCGCGGTTGCGATCCGCGCGAAGTCGAAGGGCGACGAGGACAAGCTCGCGAACGCGCTGCATCGCCTGCTCGACGAAGACCCCGCGCTGCAACTCGAGCGCAACGCGGAGACCCACCAGACGTTGCTGTGGGCGATGGGCGAGACGCACCTCGGGATCGCGATCGAGCGGCTCCAGCGCAAGTTCGGCGTGGAGGTCGAGAGCGAAGCCGTGAAGGTCGCCTACCGAGAGACGATCACGAGCAACGCGGAAGCCGAAGGTAGGTACAAGAAGCAGACCGGCGGGCACGGACAGTTCGGCGTCGCGTTCGTGCGCGTCGAGCCGCTCGAGCGCGGAGCCGGATTCGAGTTCGACGACAAGATCGTGGGTGGCGCGATCCCCCGCCAGTTCATCCCCGCGGTCGAGAAGGGCGTGCACGAGACGATGGACCAGGGCGGCGTGTTCGGCTTCCCCGTCGTCGACGTGAGGGTCACGTGCTTCGACGGCAAGTACCACGCGGTCGACTCGTCGGAGATGAGCTTCAAGATGGCCGGCTCGCTCGGGTTCAAGGAGGCGATGGCGAAAGCGTCCCCGATCCTGCTCGAGCCCGTGAGCGAGCTCGTCGTGATCGCACCCGAAGCGAACCAGGGCGACATCATGGGCGACCTCAACTCGAAGCGCGGGCGCATCCAGGGATCGGCCGCGATGGGCAAGGGCGAGGTCGAGATCGTGGCGCTCGTGCCAACGTCGGAGATCCTGCGCTACGCGATCGACCTGCGCTCGATGACCGGCGGGCGTGGCCGGTTCTCGATGCAGCACTCGCACTACGACCCCGTGCCCGCCCACCTCGTCGACAAGCTCAAGCCGAAGGCAGACACGGCAAAGGTCTGA
- a CDS encoding CDP-alcohol phosphatidyltransferase family protein: MLDGRWRAKVERGLEPVGQGLHRVGISADGLTIIGLVLAVATAFAIADGHLVLGVIGVILTGVPDILDGSVARSSGRAGPRGAFFDSVCDRVADAAIFVGVAWYLADEDPRLPVLVMAVLALSMLITYERARAESLGFVARGGLMERAERMVLLGVGLALNILVPVLWLMLALTAVTAVQRFVKVWRQASPEPTRRARHLRASSGDEPRAGTLAQWWAARRPRLEARGDRRGSATPRT; encoded by the coding sequence ATGCTCGACGGACGCTGGCGCGCCAAGGTCGAGCGAGGGCTCGAACCGGTCGGTCAGGGTCTCCATCGTGTCGGCATCAGCGCCGACGGCCTCACCATCATCGGTCTCGTCCTCGCAGTCGCCACTGCCTTCGCGATCGCCGACGGCCATCTCGTGCTCGGTGTGATCGGGGTGATCCTCACCGGCGTCCCCGACATCCTCGACGGGTCGGTCGCCCGCAGCAGCGGTCGCGCCGGTCCGCGCGGGGCGTTCTTCGACTCCGTGTGCGACCGCGTCGCGGACGCCGCGATCTTCGTGGGCGTCGCCTGGTACCTCGCCGACGAGGATCCTCGGCTGCCGGTGCTGGTGATGGCGGTGCTCGCGCTGTCGATGCTCATCACCTACGAGCGGGCGAGGGCGGAGTCGCTCGGCTTCGTCGCCCGTGGCGGCCTCATGGAGCGCGCCGAACGGATGGTGCTGCTCGGCGTCGGCCTCGCCCTCAACATCCTCGTCCCGGTGCTGTGGCTGATGCTCGCGCTCACGGCGGTCACCGCAGTGCAGCGCTTCGTGAAGGTCTGGCGGCAGGCATCGCCCGAACCCACTCGGCGCGCGCGGCACCTGCGCGCGTCGAGCGGCGACGAGCCGCGGGCCGGGACGCTCGCCCAGTGGTGGGCCGCGCGCCGGCCACGCCTCGAAGCGCGCGGCGACCGCCGCGGCTCCGCCACGCCTCGCACCTGA